One Brassica napus cultivar Da-Ae chromosome A5, Da-Ae, whole genome shotgun sequence DNA window includes the following coding sequences:
- the LOC111215741 gene encoding vacuolar protein sorting-associated protein 55 homolog isoform X1, translating into MPMTIEGKNSPLSALSYYLPDRIGIRFDIDFPFRSISPCLMRNIFWNARIDVFGTVLAGLAFMFSSSILLQILACAIYGNWWPMLSALMYVVVPMPCMFFGGGSTQSLISRDGGGWIDAAKFLTGASTVGSLAIPIILRHAGMIETGAMLIEFTSFFIFICTVMCFHRASLDDDW; encoded by the exons ATGCCGATGACTATCGAAGGTAAAAATTCACCTCTCTCCGCTCTCTCTTATTATCTCCCTGACAGAATCGGGATCAGATTCGATATTGATTTCCCCTTTCGTTCAATCTCTCCTTGCTTGATGCGGAATATCTTCTGGAATGCTCGAATTGATGTTTTTGGTACAGT ACTTGCTGGACTTGCCTTCATGTTTTCATCTAGTATCCTCCTTCAGATCCTG GCGTGTGCGATATATGGTAACTGGTGGCCAATGCTGTCAGCACTCATGTATGTGGTTGTGCCTATGCCATGTATGTTCTTTGGAGGAGGCTCAACCCAATCCTTGATTAGTCGAGATGGTGGAGG GTGGATAGATGCAGCGAAGTTCTTGACAGGAGCATCAACCGTGGGAAGCCTGGCGATTCCAATCATTTTAAGGCATGCAGGAATGATTGAAACCGGTGCAATGCTGATAGAATTCACATCGTTTTTCATATTCATATGCACCGTCATGTGTTTTCACCGGGCTAGCCTGGATGATGATTGGTAA
- the LOC111215741 gene encoding vacuolar protein sorting-associated protein 55 homolog isoform X2 yields the protein MFSSSILLQILACAIYGNWWPMLSALMYVVVPMPCMFFGGGSTQSLISRDGGGWIDAAKFLTGASTVGSLAIPIILRHAGMIETGAMLIEFTSFFIFICTVMCFHRASLDDDW from the exons ATGTTTTCATCTAGTATCCTCCTTCAGATCCTG GCGTGTGCGATATATGGTAACTGGTGGCCAATGCTGTCAGCACTCATGTATGTGGTTGTGCCTATGCCATGTATGTTCTTTGGAGGAGGCTCAACCCAATCCTTGATTAGTCGAGATGGTGGAGG GTGGATAGATGCAGCGAAGTTCTTGACAGGAGCATCAACCGTGGGAAGCCTGGCGATTCCAATCATTTTAAGGCATGCAGGAATGATTGAAACCGGTGCAATGCTGATAGAATTCACATCGTTTTTCATATTCATATGCACCGTCATGTGTTTTCACCGGGCTAGCCTGGATGATGATTGGTAA